Within Cucumis melo cultivar AY chromosome 4, USDA_Cmelo_AY_1.0, whole genome shotgun sequence, the genomic segment TGAGGGTATTAGCCAAACATGTCGACACAACTAGGAACATTTTCTTGTTTATCTAACCATGAGCATGTTTGTGAAGAAAGTTCTTGCTTTGACATAGTGGATGCAGGATTAAGCTTTAAAGTAATGCACGAAGTTGATGAAAAATGGACATATGAAGAAATAATGGAGTCTGGTTTCAGACGTCGTTCCATTTTGTCATTGATATTTTTAAGTATCTATTTGTCAATATTTTGGTAAAAAAGAAACAGCTATTTTAGTTCTTATTTTTACGTTGATTTTAGCAAATTAATTAGGAGTGTTCGAAAACAACAATTACATATTTCAACAGAGTAAGTATGATCACATCACTATAGCGTGCTGTGGGAAAGCAAATCCTTTGAAGGTAAATCATGACCCTTGTCTTCACATCTTACTTATAATGTTTAATAGTCTCATAAGATAGTTGCATGATTGTTTGATCTTAACAAGAACACTTTGAgtataataaatcaaataaattttggtctaaaaatatttttgcaaccaagattttaaaatataggaACGAAATGAAAAACCTATGGGTGAATAATATAAGTTTGTTGATTATAAATATATGCTTCAATTAAGAAATTAGTTCATAAGaaagtaaaataatatttagACTAACATTgcaaaaattaagaaattaattcataagaaaaataaataatatttacacCAACATTACTAAATATTCATTTAGCCCACCATTTATCACAAGAAGATAAaccaataatttaatttaatctttttaaaattgggttatttttaaataagagataacgaatcaaaatatttacaaaataaacaaattattaCCGTTTGTCTACGATAGATTACCGTATGTGTCTCATTTGTATCATGATAGACACTGATAGTAGTAGTTTATTACATATAGATCGTAATATTTTACgatatttatgaatatttttagataataatGTCTCAATTTTCACAAACGGTAGGGTGGAAATACTTTGGTTCACTTCGGTTTAGTGGTCAAATCAAACTGAATCCTATAGTTATTCAATTTAGTTCAGTTGgattttaaattcaattttggtatttaaaaaaaaaaacagttcgATTCAGattgttttaaatttgattttgttcTCTAAATTAAAAGTTGTTGGATTCTACTCTTTTTAAAAATCTATAATAATTTATAAGAAAAATTGCTTCAAGATGTAAaaagaatttagaaaaaaacagGTCTATAGCAATTCATTTTTGTGtattgtaaaaataaaaaatatgagaACTAATTTATGGTACGAAAAAGTTATacgtttttaaatttgttatttttgtaaaatgtAGACACATGggacatattattataattttttttactatttcatGATAAATAACACGAACAGGAGTAGGGCAGAGTATTGCAATCCATTTTTGGTAGATAGATAGTAAAAGTTTGCTTTGCtatatttgtttatatatatatatatattggtccTACAAACAATTAAGTTTGCACGTACAGTTTATGGAACTACAATAATCGACCTACCGCTATACTAAAATGAAAAGGTGGGAAAAATATCAATAGAATAAAGTAGTGTAGTACTTTTCTCAAGTTACAATGACCGGTATTCAAATTGCAAACGTGTCCGACGCGCGTCTTTATATTTCACATCACACCTTGCCTTTTGCCGCTCCACAAATGATCCACAACCCCAAGAACGAGTTCGATACCTTAGCCATGGAACTTCACCCGACCTCTTCACTTCCAGGTCCCTCCCTCCAACGCTCATTTTCACCTCCATTCTTCTGTTTTCCATTTGCTTTCATTGACAATCATGCGTATGGCTtcttattttgttgtttttcttttcattgttgGGTTTCTGGATCTAAACCTACTTGTATGTGCTTTTTTAAAGGCTTTGATGACGTGGGAAGGAATTGGTTTGTGCACTGTCATATGCGAACGTTTACgttgaattttcaatttttcattgaagaTTTCGAAAAGGATGTTGAAAAGTCATCCCAAATTCGGATTTATCTGttgattttttgcttttatttatttatcccAGATGAGAGAGATGATTCTTCTGTGATGGTTGAGAAAGATGTTACGGAATCAGTTTCAAGCTTACCGAAAGATTTGCAAACTAACAGAGGTAGGGAGAATGTTGTGAAGGCTGAACCTACGCGACAGATTGATATGGCTGGGGAAATTAATATGGAGGCTTCCATGTCGGCTGATGATGTTTTACGGGCTGGAGGGTTTGGTGCGAGGGATGAAATTGGTAGTTTTCTTCCTGTTGCAAGCGATTCTACTGACTTTGAGGCTACGATTCTCAATGCTCGAGACTATGAAGGGCCACAGGGGGAAATTTCTAGACCAGGTCTTGGGTGGAAAGAAGCTACAAAAACTGAGTAGTTCTGCTTTGagcattttgtttttgttcaaCTTCAGTCATTTGTAAGTATGGTTTGTTTACTAGGTCTGTACAGGATTGTGTTTTGAATAAATATAGATCATGATCCATTGGGATCCAATCGTGAGAGTGAATCTTTCAAAATTATGCTTTATATGTCCTTTGGAAGAAAAGTTAAGCTCATAACCCTTTGGTGCATTCGACATTTGATTGTGATTTTAAATCGTAAACCTCTCACAGATAGAACTCAATACGGCCAATTCCTTTCTGATTAATGTTATTATTATGCTTGAATACACTTAATTTATTTCGCCTTTATCAGATCATTTTCGCATTCTCTTCCTCTAGGATGCtctttttgtgttttgttttggATATAAGATGTTGTACAGGAGTGACTTTCTGGAAGACTCTTTGTCCTGGTGCAAGGATTGATAATGGATCATAGGCAGATTTCCTCTCCTTCAGTACCCGCCATTTGGAGCCAAAATGAGCTTGCCACTCGTCTTGGGAGCGATAATGAGGCAGATATTGCTTACATCCTGGAAGGGCCCTGGCACAGTAGTCcaaaattatttggttttgggCTAAAATGTATTCTAAGCTCTCTTTTCCGGTTGAAGTTGGCAATGCAGAAAATAAGAAACCCACTAGGTAGAAAATTTCTTCGTCTGGTGTGACCAATGATGTTTTATTGTTCCACCTGTATAACCCAAACTGATTTGTATTAGAATGGGGAATTAATAAAGTTCAGAGTTTCTGTGACAAATCTAATGAAGCAACTACTTGGATTTGTTGACTGGGTAGATTAGTATGGGACCACTGGTAGAATCTGAAAGAATTTTTCCAAACACCTCTGCTGCAAAATCACGTATGTTGCTTCTTGGGATCATTAGATTCAGCCAAGGATGAGGAACCTCCCATAATCCTTTTGCCCTGAGTTTTTTCTCAGATATGTGCACTCTGTCCAGAAACTCCTCGTAAGGAACTTCCGACAGAAAGAGAGTGGCTGGAATGTAGCTCAATTGCGACAGCAACTTCTCCACTCTCTGCATGACCATGTAGAAATGACATTATATGGTAAACAtttcttcccccccccccccccccccccccacaccGATCCCTGAGCATGATGTCTGATAATGTTTATTGAATTGCTCACCTTGTTCAAAGTTTCTTTATCTTCAAAGTTGAAGTACATGGCCATTTCTAGACAATACAGAGTTGTCCTATCTGTGATGAATTGGCTCGCTTGAACTGGATCTTTGGGATCAAAGGAAGATCTCCAGTTGTTGAGAATACCAGTTCTATTTATTAGAACAAAACCTTCGATATAATCAAAGGAGTACTTGGAGGATATCAGATGCTCCTGGTCCTTGGAGAATATGGCGAAGTCTGAATACAAGGTTCTTATCCACTTTACCTGACAAAAGATGGTGAATTGTGTTATAGATTACAAATATCACAAAGTTTTATATTATATACCTATTCTGATGGAATGCAGGGTATATTACCATTTCTGGTGCTGATTCTAGAGATATCCTCGCCCTTGTGATGATGCCGAACTGACCAAGGCCTCCAAGTACACTGTAAAACAAGTCTGAATTCTCCTGCTCTGAACAGGTAACTACTTCTCCCTTTCCTGCACACAGTTGAAACTACATTGGTTTTGTCCACCTTCAAGGTTTTATTGTTGAAATGAGTTAAAGCTTGACGTTCATTTGCTTTGGTGGGCTCTCTTTTGTGTTTTTCCCCTGTAGTCTCTCTCTCAAGTTCCCTTTGGCTTTCTCCATTTGTAGTCGCTCTTGGCTCTTTTCAGcctcatcatcattattattgtcatcattttttataaaatttcttACAGAGATTTAGGTTATTTTCATAGTgcttcttttttcaattttttttgtcttcACTATTTTGTTTGCATTGAGACTCAGACATTATAATAACGTTTTCTATTTTCCTTCCCTTTTCACCGAATGGAAGATTATTCCTTcatggttttgttttatttttttaaaaaaaggaaaatcaaAAGAAAGCTTGGGGCAGAAAACTATAAATGAGGTTAGAGACAAAAAGCCTATGGAGATTTTAGTACTTTATGTTTTCCTTGTGAATGATatcatattaatttaaagaTTATAATGTCTTTGAGAAAGCTCATGCTTCAGGTAGAATTGTAGGCAACGGGAAATGAGATTTAAACTTCTTCGACATTATTATCCTTTTTCAGAACAACAATGTtgtataaatctattaaatatCATTGGATTGTCATGAAATGGGTTTAATtattgatctttttcttttcttttcttttttaattggAGATTGTGGTGATTGAAATCACTTGCATTTTTTCATTTCCTCCAAATTTTATCAGGGACTAGCCATATTTTCATATTTGGTTTATGTCATTGTTGCCCTCCATTTTCTCAACTGTGAGATTAGTCATTGAAGTAGAGGGAGAAACATGGCATGAGTAGTACTCCATAATTTATGTTTAGTTAGGAGGTGAACTTTTTCTTCTCACTAGAAAGGAATTATGGAGGATCCCCCCAGCCAAAAGCACAAGTACGGTTTAAATTTGTCCACACTGTTACTTTGTTATGACCTACGGAGGACATGAATGGATTACATATTTTTTGTGCAGAGTGAAAAAAACCAACTCTAAATTATAGAGttctttttataaattaatcCTTCTAACTTACATAAGCGTAAAAGTTATTCTCTTTGTTGCCTCATATCAAAGATTCTTTTTAATGAGAAAAGGAAGTCTCTTTCTAAAGAAACATATCTCTCAACTACTCTGCTCTAAACAAATATCTGCTTCTCTATCATACAATTCTCTCAAAAGAGTTGCTTATTGCAAGCTCTCTACCTAATTCGTTGGATAGATAAGTGTGGTAGGGGGATACCAATAGTAtttgaaggggaatgtgtgaGAGAGACgtttttagagagagaaaattaGTTGTGAGAAAGATTGTTAATGGAGGGTAATAGAATGATCTGTATTTTACACTTCAAAAGTTTGGTGAGTCTAATTCTTGAGATCACCTTGATTACATTAGGTGGTTTACGCTACCTGCCTGGTGATTAACTATAGCAGGAAGGTTCATCATTAATATCCAATATTGGTAATTGACATGCAGGACAAATGACGAGTATCTCCTTGAGGTTGGAATTCAATCTCCTAAAAATTTGATCTCCCATTTACATGattattgtactaaaaaaaattcaaatttcccTTTAGGAGTGTGTTTGTTTATAATTTTAGCTTTTGATTGAGTTCTAGGGAGGGAGGTGGGGGGATTTGAACCTCTAATGTCTTGGTTAGGAGTGTGTACTCAAGTCACTTAAGTCCCAAGTTTATACCTAATTTGGTGCTAGAAGGAAATAGTTGAAAGTACTAGTTGTGAGCCCTTCCATAACTATAAGAAGGTAATGCAAAAAAATTTAATGGCGCAATGAATTTGTGATCAATTGACCATTGTAACTGGGTAAGGAATTCTAAACAATAATATATGCATTATAAAAAGCTTATGAATGAGCCAAGAAGGAATACCTGTGACAACTTCTAACTGGTGAACGTTACTGATTTGAGGTCCATGTCTAAAAGCTTGCCCACTAATACCAGCATTTGATAGAGTACCGCCCACAGAAAGATGAAGGTAGTCGGTCCAAGATTTTGGTGTTAAGCCATATTTAAGTGTTTCATGCAAGATATTTATCCACAGCTCCCCTCCGTGGACATCCACCCACGAAAGATTCCCACTATGAACCTGCATGGCTGGTTCCTTAAGGGACTCCATGTTGATAACTATGCCTTGCAAGGCTTGTGCCTGACCTTGAAGAGAATGGCCGTGACCCCTTGCAGCAATTGTAAGTTCTGTTCCTGAACCCATTTCAAAAATATGCTTTAATGTAATTGAAATGTCACGAATGGAATGTGGATGTAAAACTGCTAATGGTAGCATGTTATATCTATTGCCAAAATCTTTAGCTGCTTCTTGATTGTTTTTAAAGCTAAAGTATCCATCTAGGTTTATTGTTTCCAAGGATGAAAGCATTTTGGAAGAAGACTGTATAACAGGGTCATCAGTTGGCTCCCCTAAACACTTGGTGAAACAAAGGTTAGGTCTATAAATTGCACAGTTCATGAATAGGATCATGGAAATTTTGAAGAGTAAGAAATTTTTATGGTTGAGGAAGTTGGAAAATGGTGACCCCATGTTTCTAAAATTAAGCttctctttgtttttctttatgaGGCAAAGAGAAAAGAAGTGGTGTAGAAGGGATTAAGGTAATTGGAAGTTGAAGAAGAGAATTTAAAGAGCTTGTTTGGCCAATGAACAGTGTCGACTTGGGCACAGACATTATTTACTTATTGTCTCGTCTTTAATAGGCCTCTTTATTAGCTCACTTTGGGTCCTAAGGTAAAGGCGGCATTTGGTTGAGAGAAGCTGCTGAcgtcattatttttttttccccCTCCTAAGAACAATACGTTTAGAGTGACTTATTTCTTTCCCTAAATAGGTAAATTCATTCATCCTTCTAAATCTTTGAATAGTGATTTCATGCCACGGTAGTGTTCAAGTTAAATAACCTTTCACACTCGATTTAAATACAGCATAACAAAAACTGACTGAGAAGTTCCAAGTTCAAACCTTTATGTGAATCCTGGGTTTAGGCCTTGGGTCGAGGAGTAAAGCTTCCGACTCCTGGTTAcaagagaacaaaaaaaaaaaagttttgaaaatcaTGTTTGGTTTTCATATGATTTTTTGTTCTCTGATACATTAGGATATTTCATGTATATTATTTCCGTACAACTTATGGATCATATTATCACTCGTGATGCAAAAATAAATAGCAAATTGGGTAAATAATTCAAAGTGCAGACTTGCTGTTTCTGAAAACAATGTGTATAAACATGTATTAAAAGGAGAGGAGCTATGTATAATAAAGATTGTTGGGTGACTCCTATTAAAAGCAATGTAAGTTGTTTTGAATTGTATtgattctattattttattttctttgagaAAAGTCAATTGACGAAGTGAAATGAACTGAAGCAAGTTAAAAGGCACAGTGGTCAGTTGAAATGAACCATCTAGAATTCCTTGGGGATGTTGATGTATGCAAAATGGTCCAAAGTCTTAAAGGTATTTGATCATTATAGGTAAGGTATCATGCGGGTCCCCGAACATGTGATCACCACGAGGAGCCACAGGTACAACAAATTTCCTTACTCTCACCTTCTCTCtcaatattaaattttcaaGAAAATCATAATTTCCATAGCCCCTATAGGAGACATGTTTATTTCTGTATTTTGCATGCCTTACAATATCTTACTCTCGCACTCTCGACTTTAAGAAGTTTGATTGGGAGAGCATTAATTAGGACAGGTTAGAATTTTGCTATGAAATATTTGCATTCTTTCTGTAAGTGCAGGGTTTTCTTTTATAGTAATACCATGTAGGAGGGAAAATGGTTAGGAACAGATGGGTATGTGAGGCATATAAATTAATGAAGCAGTAATAAAATATAGTACAATTGTTGTATAAGTTGTCTCTACTAGAGAGGAGGCCAGGGTTGTTGCAGAAGCTTTAAAGAAACCTCCACGAATACCTTGTGGATAGAAAGCAACTTGGTCGTCCTACTAAGTTATACGTAATGACATCCTTTTTTCACAATCTGCATTGATGTTGATGTGCTTTGGCCTTCTGAATGATAATATATCACAATGACCTTTCGATTGACAATACCATTTCGAATTGACGATTTTCATGAGATGATGGCGTGATAATAATGATACTGAAACAGGCTTGGAAATGTAGTTTTTTCTTCTAAGAGCTTTAATTCCATGAGTGAGGGAGTTTTAATTTTAGGACAGCATTTAATGCTTTATATGTGTTATTATTAATGCTCCTTTTCTCTTAGTCCCTACATCTTTGTAGAAAAAGATTCACCTTTTTAATATTGGATCTCTCAAAGATTGGACTCTGCCTCTGTGGCCCTTCCTCAATAATGCAACCTTTGTCAATGAGTATCAAATCTTGTCATGGGGTAGATGCTTCTTTCGATGCCTCATATTCCATAGAACCGAGATTTGATACTCATTTTCCTTAGTttgcttgattttttttttctaaaattcaaatttatttattaattgttttaaataggAAGAAATACCTTTTTTTCGTCCCCAAGTTttgatttagtttttatttgttCCTTAGATTTCAAATGCTACACATTTAGCTTGTATGACCTATTTGGTCCAGCAACTTCTTGAGTTAGGTTATCTTTTTCTACTCAATACATTTATaatgaaatttctttttctcatcTATGTACTTTTCATATTTATCTTTATtgggtaattttttttttcgttttagtTTACCTCTTATTTTTACAATTCCCAGGGAACTCTGTATTACAATACTGTATACTTTAACCCTAATATTTCAAGATgttacaatttttatttatttggatTTAAGTTGTGTTTTAAA encodes:
- the LOC103486945 gene encoding uncharacterized protein LOC103486945 isoform X1, which produces MTGIQIANVSDARLYISHHTLPFAAPQMIHNPKNEFDTLAMELHPTSSLPGFDDVGRNWFVHCHMRTFTLNFQFFIEDFEKDVEKSSQIRIYLLIFCFYLFIPDERDDSSVMVEKDVTESVSSLPKDLQTNRGRENVVKAEPTRQIDMAGEINMEASMSADDVLRAGGFGARDEIGSFLPVASDSTDFEATILNARDYEGPQGEISRPGLGWKEATKTE
- the LOC103486945 gene encoding uncharacterized protein LOC103486945 isoform X3 — encoded protein: MTGIQIANVSDARLYISHHTLPFAAPQMIHNPKNEFDTLAMELHPTSSLPDERDDSSVMVEKDVTESVSSLPKDLQTNRGRENVVKAEPTRQIDMAGEINMEASMSADDVLRAGGFGARDEIGSFLPVASDSTDFEATILNARDYEGPQGEISRPGLGWKEATKTE
- the LOC103486945 gene encoding uncharacterized protein LOC103486945 isoform X2 → MRFDDVGRNWFVHCHMRTFTLNFQFFIEDFEKDVEKSSQIRIYLLIFCFYLFIPDERDDSSVMVEKDVTESVSSLPKDLQTNRGRENVVKAEPTRQIDMAGEINMEASMSADDVLRAGGFGARDEIGSFLPVASDSTDFEATILNARDYEGPQGEISRPGLGWKEATKTE
- the LOC103486945 gene encoding uncharacterized protein LOC103486945 isoform X6, with protein sequence MHERDDSSVMVEKDVTESVSSLPKDLQTNRGRENVVKAEPTRQIDMAGEINMEASMSADDVLRAGGFGARDEIGSFLPVASDSTDFEATILNARDYEGPQGEISRPGLGWKEATKTE
- the LOC103486945 gene encoding uncharacterized protein LOC103486945 isoform X4 → MRMASYFVVFLFIVGFLDLNLLVCAFLKALMTWEGIDERDDSSVMVEKDVTESVSSLPKDLQTNRGRENVVKAEPTRQIDMAGEINMEASMSADDVLRAGGFGARDEIGSFLPVASDSTDFEATILNARDYEGPQGEISRPGLGWKEATKTE
- the LOC103486945 gene encoding uncharacterized protein LOC103486945 isoform X5 — translated: MTWEGIDERDDSSVMVEKDVTESVSSLPKDLQTNRGRENVVKAEPTRQIDMAGEINMEASMSADDVLRAGGFGARDEIGSFLPVASDSTDFEATILNARDYEGPQGEISRPGLGWKEATKTE
- the LOC103486946 gene encoding cytokinin dehydrogenase 1-like; this encodes MGSPFSNFLNHKNFLLFKISMILFMNCAIYRPNLCFTKCLGEPTDDPVIQSSSKMLSSLETINLDGYFSFKNNQEAAKDFGNRYNMLPLAVLHPHSIRDISITLKHIFEMGSGTELTIAARGHGHSLQGQAQALQGIVINMESLKEPAMQVHSGNLSWVDVHGGELWINILHETLKYGLTPKSWTDYLHLSVGGTLSNAGISGQAFRHGPQISNVHQLEVVTGKGEVVTCSEQENSDLFYSVLGGLGQFGIITRARISLESAPEMVKWIRTLYSDFAIFSKDQEHLISSKYSFDYIEGFVLINRTGILNNWRSSFDPKDPVQASQFITDRTTLYCLEMAMYFNFEDKETLNKRVEKLLSQLSYIPATLFLSEVPYEEFLDRVHISEKKLRAKGLWEVPHPWLNLMIPRSNIRDFAAEVFGKILSDSTSGPILIYPVNKSK